A single genomic interval of Aquificaceae bacterium harbors:
- a CDS encoding 5-formyltetrahydrofolate cyclo-ligase produces the protein MKVLTKDDIRRLIIQKREALTEEEREKLSEGIIKNLLSLKPLWDAKNLLMFCPHRGEPNITPLFSWTLQRGKALLLPKVEGKNLRLIRLEDTTSLSPGAFCILEPSKGKEVRPEEVELSLIPGIAFDKAGYRIGYGKGYYDRLFERLGGLKVGVCYEFQVLEEVPRDDWDMPVDLVVTEEKIYQGGKEG, from the coding sequence ATGAAGGTTCTTACGAAGGATGATATAAGAAGATTAATCATACAAAAGAGAGAAGCCCTCACAGAGGAAGAAAGAGAAAAGCTATCGGAGGGTATAATAAAAAACCTCTTATCCCTCAAGCCCTTGTGGGATGCAAAAAACCTTCTTATGTTCTGCCCTCACAGGGGAGAACCTAACATTACACCACTTTTCTCTTGGACTTTGCAAAGGGGTAAAGCTCTTTTACTCCCAAAGGTAGAGGGGAAGAACCTAAGGCTTATAAGACTTGAGGATACTACAAGCCTTAGCCCCGGTGCCTTTTGTATACTTGAACCCTCTAAAGGCAAGGAGGTAAGACCAGAGGAAGTAGAGCTCTCGCTCATCCCCGGAATAGCCTTTGACAAGGCGGGATACCGTATAGGTTATGGGAAGGGATACTACGATAGGCTCTTTGAAAGGTTGGGAGGGCTAAAGGTGGGAGTGTGCTACGAGTTTCAGGTCTTGGAGGAGGTGCCAAGGGATGACTGGGATATGCCTGTTGACCTTGTGGTCACGGAAGAAAAAATCTATCAAGGAGGTAAGGAAGGATGA